Genomic DNA from Streptomyces venezuelae:
TGACAGGGCATGGTGGGAGTTCGCACGCAGGGAGTGATGAGCATGGCTGCGAACTACCGGCGCATGAGCGCCCGTTCCCACGGGAAGTGACCCCGGTCGCCGGGGCCGGCCCCGGACGCAGCCCTGTCTCCGACCCGTGTCGGACGCATCTCCTCCGTCGGCCTCTCGGCACCCCGGATCCCTGATCGGATGATCGGATCCGTCCTTCACCCGCTCCGGCCTGCCGACGGAGGAACCGCCATGACCACCATCCTCATCGAACTCGCCGCGGGGACCCCTGAGTTCCTGCTCGCCGCTGTCGTCGTGATCGCCGTGACCTTCCTGGCCGCCCTCGCCATCGCGGTCCGGGGCACGGCCCCGGAGGAACGCGCTGCCGTCCTGCGCGCCTTCGCCCAGATCCTGCCGGTACGACGGAGATAGGAGATAGGAGATAGGGGATAGGGGCGGGTGAACGGGCGTGTCCGAGAAGCGCGGACCGCGTTCACGTGATGTATCCCCAGGCGTAATCGCAGCTGCTTGGATGTGCGGGCCCGCAGCAATCCCCCCGCCCCGAGGAGTTTCCGTGTCGCATGCAGTGTCGCGCAGGACCTGTGCCGTTGCCCTCGCCTCCGTGGTCGCCGGTGGCACGCTCGCCGCCGTCGGCCCGGCGGCTGCCGCCGACGCGTCCGCCGCGCCGCCGCCGCTGAAGGTGCTCACGTACAACACCTTCCTGTTCAGCAAGACGCTCTACCCGAACTGGGGGCAGGACCACCGGGCGAAGGCGATACCGGCCGCCGACTTCTTCCGGGGGCAGGACGTCGTCGTGCTCCAGGAGGCGTTCGACAACTCCTCGTCCGACGCGCTCAAGGCGAACGCGGCGGGACGCTATCCGCACCAGACCCCCGTCATGGGGCGCGGCAAGGGCGGGTGGGACGCCACCGGTGGCGCGTACTCCTCCGTGACGCCGGAGGACGGCGGCGTGACCGTGCTCAGCAAGTGGCCGATCGTGCGCAAGGAACAGTACGTCTACAAGGACGCCTGCGGGTCCGACGCCTACTCCAACAAAGGCTTCGTCTACGCCGTGCTGGACGTGAACGGCACCAAGGCGCACGTCGTCGGCACCCACGCCCAGTCCACCGACCCCGGTTGCGGCAGCGGCGAGGCCGCGGCGACCCGCGCGAAGCAGTTCAAGGAGATGGACGCCTTCCTGGACGCCAAGAACATCCCCGCGGGCGAACAGGTGATCGTGGCGGGCGACTTCAACGTCGACTCGCGCAGCCCCGAGTACGCCTCGATGCTCGCCGACGCGGGCCTCACCCCCGCCGACACCCGCACCGGACACCCGTACTCCTTCGACACCAGGGACAACTCGATAGCCGCCGAGCGCTACCCGGACGACCCCCGCGAGGACCTGGACCACGTCCTGCACCGCAAGGGCCACGCCCGCCCCGCCACCTGGCACAACAACGTGATCAAGGAGCAGAGCGCGCCCTGGACGGTCTCCAGCTGGGGCAAGGAGTACACGTACACGAACCTGTCGGACCACTACCCCGTGACCGCGGGATAGGGTCCGGCGGCAGCCGCTACTGGCCGACCCTGCCGTCGACGCACTCGCGCAGCAGGTCGGCGTGGCCGCAGTGGCGGGCGTACTCCTCGACGCGGTGCACCATCAGCTCGCGGACCGACGTGCGGTCCTTGCCGAGGCGTTCGCCCAGGTCCGGATGGTCGGCGAGGACCGCGTCGGTCGCGGCCTGCTCGCGCTCCAGCGCGGCGAACGCCTCGTCGACCACCGCCCGGTCCGCGACGGCCCCGTGGAAGTCCGCGTCCTTGGGGCCCCACAGCCTCGGCGCCTGGTCCTCGCTGATCCAGTTTCGCCAGTCCCGCTCGACCTCGGCGAGGTGGCGGACCAGGCCGAGGAGCGACATCGTCGACGGCGGCACCGAACGGCGGGCCAACTGCTCCGCGTCCAGGCCCTCGCACTTCATCCGCAGGGTCATGCGGTACCCCGACAGGAAGTCGAGCAGCGTCGGCAGCTCGCCGTCCGGACTGTTCCCCTCGCTGTCGCGGGGGTCGTCGTCCGGATCAGCCCACATGTCGGGGTAGGTGGTGGCCCGGCTCCACCGCTCGGGGCGGTCGCTCTGGTCGCTCATGCCGCCCATGGTCGGGCGTGGGGGGCCGGGGCCGCCAGTGCATTGCCGTGGCGCCCGCGACGCGTGCCCGCTACCTGTGCCAGGGGCCCGTCACCGCGAACGTCGTGCCGGGCGTGTAGCAGTTGACGTACATCGTGTCGTGGTCGGGGGAGAACGCGACGCCCGCGAACTCGCCCCATTCGGGCTCCTCCGGGGTGCCGATGGTCTGGCGGTTGCGGGCCATCGCGTAGACCTGGCCGCCCCGCGTGACGCCGTACACGTGCTGGGCGCCGTTGCCGTCCTCGCACACCATCAGGCCGCCGCTCGGTGCGAGGCAGATGTTGTCGGGGGACTCGCCCGGCAGCTGGACGTCGGTGCTCGGGCCGAAGACGATCACGAGGGTGAGGCGGCGCCTGGACGGGTCGTACCGCCAGATCTGACCGAAGTGGTCGCCCGCCGAGCCCTCCGCGCTGTGGGCGAACGACGAGACGAAGTAGACGGACGAGCCGCCCCAGTAGCAGCCCTCCAGCTTCTGCGCGTGCGTGATGCCCTTCTTGCCGAAGTCCTGGAGGCGGATGGGGGTCCGCGCCGCCAGCGGGTCGGGGACGTCGACCCACTCGATCCCGTCGAAGCAGGTGCCCGTCTCCTGCACGGCGGACAGGTCGGGCACGCCGGGCACCCGCATGGCCTGGAGCTGTCCGCCCGCGCGCAGCGAACCGCGGCCGCCCTCGGGCTTCTTGGGCAGAAAGCGGTAGAACAGGCCGAAGGGCTTCTGGAAGGCGTCCTCGGTCTCGTAGACGACGCCGCGCTTCGGGTCGACGGCGACGGCCTCGTGCTGGAACCGGCCCATCGCGGTCAGCGGCACCGCGCCGGTGCGGTGCGGGTCCACCGGGTCGACCTCGAAGATGTACCCGTGGTCCTTGGTGTAGCCGTTCGTGCCGGCCTTGTCCTCGGTCTCCTCGCAGGTCAGCCACGTGCCCCAAGGCGTCGGCCCGCCCGCGCAGTTGACGGCGGTCCCGGCGATGGCGACGCGTTCGCCGAGGACGTCGTTCCTCCGGTCGAGCGAGAGCGCCGTACAGCCGCCCTTGGCCATCGGGTCGTAGGTCAGACCCTGGACGGTCGGCACACCGATCTTGCCGGTGACGCGGTTCTCGTGGTTGCGCACGAGGTGGACGCCGCCGTTCCTGCCCCGGAAGGCGGCCATGCCGTCGTGGTTGCTGGGCACCTTGCCCTCACCCGACCGCAGTTCGTCGCCCTCGCGGGAGAGGACCCGGTAGCGGAAACCTTTCGGCAGATCGAGCAGACCCTTCGGGTCGGGGACGAGAGGGCCGTAACCGGCCCTGCCGTGTGCGGCCGCGGTGCCCGCGAAGAGTTCGGAGAGCGCACCGGTGAAGACGATTCCGGCCCCCACGGCACCGGAACGGGCAAGAACCTGACGTCGAGTGGCAGACATGATGGGCAACCTCCTGCTGGCGGACAGGAATGTGACCGGATGTGTGTACCACGCGCCCTGGTGCACGGGAACCACGCGCGTAGCTTCCGTTTCGCGTGCCGTCCCGTGTCGCCGCCGGAGTACGGTCAGTCGCCCACGAGTCCCTTGGCGTCCCGCGCGAGCGCCGTGAGCCGCGAGATGGCACGGAAGTACTTCTTCCGGTACCCGCCGTTGAGCATGTCCTCGCTGAAGAGCCGGTCGAAGGGCACACCGGAGGCGAGCACCGGCACCTCTCGGTCGTACAGCCGGTCGGCGAGCACCACAAGGCGCAGAGCGGTCGACTGGTCCGGCACCGGCGTCACGTCGGTCAGGCAGACCGCGCCGAGGTCGTCGGTCAGCGCGCCGTACCGGCTCGGGTGGACCTTGGACAGGTGGTCGAGGAGGTGCGGGAAGTCGTCGAGGGAGGCGCGCTCGGTCGCGTACGCCGCCTTGGTGACCTGCTCCTCCGAGTACGGAGCGGGCGCCTCCGGAAGACCCCGGTGGCGGTAGTCCTCGCCGTCGATCCGCAACGCCGTGAAGTGGGACGACAGGCCCTGGATCTCGCGCATGAAGTCCGTGGCCGCGAACCGGCCCTCACCGAGCTTGCCCGGCAGCGTGTTCGACGTCGCGGCGAGCGCGACGCCCTCCCCGACGAGCTTGGAGAGCAGCGAGGAGACCAGGACCGTGTCGCCCGGGTCGTCGAGCTCGAATTCGTCGATGCAGAGCAGCCGGTGCCCGCCGAGGGTGCGCACGGTCTGCTGGAAGCCGAGCGCGCCGACCAGGTTCGTCAGCTCGACGAAGGTGCCGAACGCCTTCTGCTCGGGGGCCGCGGGCGTCGCGTGCCAGAGGGAGGCGAGCAGGTGGGTCTTGCCGACGCCGTACCCGCCGTCGAGGTAGATGCCGCGGGGGCCCGCGGGGGCGGCCGCCTTCTTCTGGAACCAGCGGCGCTTGCCCGCGCCGCTCGCGTGCGCCCCGCCGAGTCCCGCCGCGAAGCCGCTCAGGACGCGGACCGCCTCGGTCTGGCTCGGCTGGTTCGGGTCGGGGATGTACGTGTCGAAGCGGGCTGCTTCGAAGCGAGGCGGCGGCACCATCTCCGCGACCAGACGGTCGGCGGGGACATGCGGCTCGCGGGCGCACAGCGACAGCGGAGCCACTTCGGCCATGGGGTGGTGCCCGGAGGCGGCGGAGGACGACACGGTTCCCCAGTTTAGGGGGCGTGCAAGACTGCGGACATGCGACGCCTGTTCCCTGTGACCGACCAGACAGCCGACGTGACCGACCGGGAAGCCGCCCGGACACACGACCGGACGCCCCATCGCACGGGTGGTGCGGCCGACCGGGAGTGGAGCCTCGACGAGCTCGCCGAGGCCTACGCCTACCCCGCCGGGGAGACGGCCTGGCTGCGCGCCAACATGGTGTCCACCCTCGACGGCGCGGCCCACCACGACGGGCGCTCCCACCCGATCTCCGGCGCCACCGACATGCGGATCTTCGGCACCCTGCGCGCCCTCGCGGACGTCGTGATCGTCGGCGCCGAGACCGTCCGGAAGGAGGGCTACCGCCCGGCGAAGGCACGTGAGGTCTTCGCGCGCCACCGCGCCGCCGCCGGCCAGACGGAGGCGCCCGCCATCGCCGTGGTCAGCGCCGGGCTCGACCTGGACTTCTCGGTTCCGCTCTTCACCTCGCCGGTGACGCCCACGCTCCTCGTGACCGGGGCCTCCGCACCGGCCGACCGCGTCGCCGCGGCGGAGCGCGCGGGCGCCGTCGTGGTGGTCGCGGGCGACGGCGCGACCGTGGAGCCGGAGCGGGTGGCGCCCGCCCTGGCCGAGCGCGGTCTGACCCGGCTGCTCACGGAGGGCGGTCCCCGGCTGCTCGGCCAGTTCGTGGCCGCGGGGGCGCTGGACGAGCTCTGTCTGACGGTGTCGCCGATGCTCACCGCGGGGGACGCGCAGCGGATCGCGGGCGGGTCCGCTCTGAAGGACCCCGACCGATTCGTACTGACGTCCGTACTGGAGGAGGCCGGGTTCCTCTACACCCGATACCGTCGAAGCTGACAATCGGCGGAATCAGCCGTTCCGTTTGGCTTCGGCTGGGCACACTAGATCTCGCAGACCCCGTGCGGGCACGGGGCAGGATGGTTTCCGCAAGGGCCTCAGGAGGGCCCACGGATGAGAAGGGCGCCTGGCGTGTTCACAAGCGTATTGATGATCGAGAAGGCCCTGACGTCCGCCGACGTGGAGTTCGTCACCACCTTGCACGGGGACGAGCCCATCACCTTCCACGTGCTGCTCCAGCCGCGGGGCGACCAGGCGGACCGGCTGCTGCGCGCCATCGACGACGTCGCCCTCGGCGAGCTCGACGAGGCGGCGCGCGAGGGCGAGACCCCGGAGGGGCAGGAGGCGGCGGGCTTCGGCGAGCGGGCGCTGCAGGTCTCCCTGACGGCGCTGCGGGCGGCGGGCTGCGCGGCACAGGGGCAGCTCATCGAGGACCATCCGCTGGACGCCCTCAAGACGCTGGTCGCCGAGGCCGGGGCCGACGAGGTGATCGTCCTGACCGACCCGCACTACGTGGAGGAGTTCTTCCACCGCGACTGGGCCTCCCGCGCCCGCCACAAGGTGGGCGTCCCCGTCCTCAAGCTGTTCTCGCACAGCCTGGCGGACGAGAACTAGAGCGACGCCGGGGTGGGGCCCGGGTGCCTCGGGCGTCGTGTGCCGCGGGAGGCAATAGGCTGGGGCCTTCTCAGTCGTCGTACCACCAGGGGAGACACACGCATGGCACCCGGCCTGCCCCAGTCCATGGCCGACATGGACCGACCGCACTTCATCGGCATCGGCGGCGCCGGGATGTCGGGCATCGCGAAGATCCTCGCCCAGCGCGGCTCCCGGGTCGCGGGCAGTGACGCCCGGGAGTCCGCCACCGCGGAGGCGCTGCGCGCGCTGGGCGCCACGGTCCACATCGGCCACGACGCCGCGCACCTCGCGCCGGACGCCACCTGCGTCGTCGTCTCCTCCGCCATCCGTGAGGACAACCCCGAGATGGCCCGCGCCGCCGAGCTCGGCATCCCCGTCGTGCACCGATCGGACGCCCTGGCCGGCCTCATGGAGGGCCTGCGCCCCATCGCGGTCGCGGGCACCCACGGCAAGACCACGACGACGTCGATGCTGGCCGTCACCCTCGCCACCCTCGGCCTCGACCCGTCGTACGCGATCGGCGGCGACCTCGACGTGCCGGGCTCCAACGCGCTGCACGGCAAGGGCGACATCTTCGTCGCCGAGGCGGATGAAAGCGACCGCAGCTTCCACAAGTACGCCCCCGAGGTCGCCATCGTCCTCAACGTGGAGCTCGACCACCACGCCAACTACGCGTCCATGGACGAGATCTACGAATCCTTCGAGATCTTCGCGGGCAGGATCGTCCCCGGCGGCACCCTGGTCATCTCTGCGGACCAGCCGGGCGCCGTCGAGCTGACCAAGCGCGTCCGCGACCTCGGAGAGCTCAAGGTCGTCACGTACGGCGAGTCCGACGACGCCGACCTGCGCATCCACAAGATCACGGCCCGCGGTCTGACCAGCGAGGTCACCGTCCTCCTGGACGGCAAGCTGCTGACCTTCACGGTCTCCGTGCCCGGCCGCCACTACGCGAACAACGCCGTCGCGGCGCTCGCCGCGGGCATCGCCCTCGGCATCCCGTCCCGCAACCTCGCCGGGGCGCTGAAGTCGTACACGGGCGTCAAGCGCCGTCTCCAGCTCAAGGGCGAGGCCGCGGGCGTCCAGGTCATCGACTCCTACGCCCACCACCCGACCGAGATGACGGCCGACCTGGAGGCGATGCGCTCCGCGGCGGGCGACTCCCGCATCCTCGTCCTCTTCCAGCCCCACCTGTTCTCGCGCACCCAGGAACTCGGCACCGAGATGGGCCAGGCCCTCGCCCTCGCCGACTCCTCCGTGGTCCTCGACATCTACCCGGCCCGCGAGGACCCGATCCCCGGCATCACCAGCGCCCTGATCGTCGACGCCGCGCGCGAGGCGCACGCCGAGGTCACGGCCGTCCACGACAAGGCCGAGGCCGTCCGCGCGATCGCGGGAATGGCGAAGCCCGGTGATCTCGTTCTCACCATGGGAGCGGGCGACGTCACGGACCTCGGCCCGCAGATCCTGGCCGAGCTGTCGAAGTAAGTCGAGCTGTCGAAGCAAAGGGGAAGGCACCCATGTCGTACGACGTCGAGAAGCCGGACGAGCAGTGGCGGGCGGAGCTGACCCCTTCGGAGTACGCGGTGCTGCGCCAGGCCGGCACGGAACCGGCCTTCGTCGGTGAGTACACGGACACCAGGACCGAAGGCGTCTACTCGTGCCGTGCCTGCGGCGCGGAGCTGTTCACCTCGAAGGAGAAGTTCGAGTCGCACTGCGGCTGGCCGAGCTTCTTCGACCCCAAGGACACGGACGCGGTCGAACTGCTCCAGGACACCTCGCACGGAATGGTCCGCACCGAGGTCCGCTGCGCCCGCTGCGGCTCGCACCTGGGCCACGTCTTCGAGGGCGAGGGCTACCCGACCCCGACGGACCAGCGGTACTGCATCAACAGCATCTCGCTGCGGCTGACGCCGAGCGAGGGCTGAGACAGCGCCGAAGGGGCCGGTGCGCTGTGGAGCGCACCGGCCCCGACGTGCTCTAGAACGTCAGCTTCCAGCTGTTGATGTACCCCGTGTCCTGGGACGCGACGTCCTGGGCGCGGAGCTTCCAGGCGCCGTTGGCGGGTTCGCTCGACGCGTTGACCGTGTACGTGGCGATGACGTTGTCCGCCGAGTCGTTGCTGCTCGAATTCTTCAGGCGGTACGCCGTGCCGTCGGGTGCGACCAGGTCGAGGACCACGTCACCGCGCCAGGTGTGCCGCACGTCGACGTCCACCTTGAGGGTGGCGGGGGCGTTGCCGGTGCGTCCCGCGACGTTGACCGTGGAGGTCACCGCGGCGCCGTTGTCCGGGATGGCGACGTCCGCCGTGTTCTCGTACACGTCGCCGGGCGGCACCGTGGTGCCCGCGCCGAGGGTCCAGACCGCGTGGGCGATGGCGTCGCTGTTGCGGTCGAGCGCCGTGTCGTTGATGTTCGACGTGGTGTCGCAGGACGAGTGGTAGCAGCGGTCGAAGGCCTGGCCCGCCGTGCCGCCCCACTTCTGGGCCTGCGCACTGGACTTGGCGCGCTCGGCGCCGGTGAACAGGCCGCCGACCGGGATGCCGACGTTCTTGAACGGCGCGTGGTCGGAGCGGCCGTCGCCCTCGGTCTCGATCTCGGTCGGGACGCCGATGCCCGTGTAGTAGTCCTTGAACGTCTTCTCGATCGTCGGGTCGTCGTCGTACACGAAGTAGCCCGGGTTCGGCGAGCCGATCATGTCGAAGTTCAGATAGCCGCTGACCTTTGAACGGTCCGCGGCGGGCAGGTTGTTGACGTAGTACCGCGAGCCGACCATGCCCAGCTCCTCGGCGCCCCACCAGGCGAACCGCAGGTGCTTCGTCGGCTGGAGCTGCGCGCGCGACACGGCGAGCGCGGTCTCCAGGACGCCCGCCGAGCCCGAGCCGTTGTCGTTGATCCCGGCGCCCGACGCGACGCTGTCGAGGTGCGCGCCGGCCATCAGGACCTGGTCGGCGTCCCCGCCCGGCCAGTCGGCGATCAGGTTGTACCCGGTGGCGCCGCTGGACGTGAACTGCTGGATGCGGGTGGTGAATCCGGCCGCGTCCAGCTTGCCCTTCACATAGTCGATCGAGGCCTTGTAGCCGGCGCGCCCGTGGGCTCGGTTGCCGCCGTTGGCCGAGGCTATGGACTGGAGCTGGGAGAGGTGCGCCTTGACGTTGGCGAGCGGGATGTCGGGCGCCGCGAGGGTGGGCGAGGGGGCGGCGGCCGAGGGGGTGGCGGTGGCGAGCAGGCCGCCGATGGCCAGGGTGGCGGCACCGACGGCCGCACGTCTGAACAGGTTCATGTGTGGGGCTCCGTATTCCGAACAGCGTGAGGGACGGAACGTGCGAGGCGCCCTGCGACGCGGGTTGCCGCGGGGCGCCTTTGGAGCTGTGCGTGCTGTGCGTTGCCTGATGTTGAGGGGCGGACGACCGGTGGTCAAGAGCGGAAACCGGTCACATGACGGTCAGCCACGTCCGTATACCGGACACCTCTCCGGCTGTACGGTTCCGTCGGCGGTCGTCAGAAGAAGACACCGCACCTCAGCAGCACGTTCGCGTACGGCCGCGCCTCGCCGGTCCGCACCACGAGGCGGGCGCCCGCCGAGAGCCCCTTGAGCTCCTCGTGCGGGACGAGCGCGAGGGAAGGGAGGCTGTCGTGCAGGAGCCGGTCCGTTTCCGCGTTCGCCTCGCGCACCTCCTCCGCCGCCGTCCCGCCCTCCACCACCAGCTCGTCGAGGAGCCCGTCGAGGACCTCCGCGAAGGACGGGACCCCGGCACGGAACGCCAGGTCCACCACGCGCGGGCCCACCGGGACCGGCATGCCCGCGTCGCAGACGAGCACGGTGTCGCCGTGGCCCAACTCGGCCAGCGCGCCCGCGAGATGACGGTTCAGGATGCCCGACCTCTTCACGGAGACGGGACCTCCTCCTCCGGGACGGTCTCGGCGAGCTCCGCCGCCGTCGGGTAGGAGTCCTGCGCGCCCTTGCGGGTGACCGCGGCCGAACCCACCCGCACCGCGTACGCGGCCGCCGTCGGCAGGTCCTCGCCGAGGCCCAGACGCCAGCCGAGCGCCGCGGTGAAGGCGTCGCCCGCGCCGGTCGTGTCCACCGCGTCGACCTTCGGGCTCGGCACCCGTACGGGGCTCCCGTCCGGGCCCGCCGCGGTGAGCGCGCCCTCGGCGCCCAGCGTGATCACCACCGAACGCGGGCCGAGCGCGAGCAGTCCGCGCGCCCACTCCTCGGGGGAGTCACCGGCGTCGTCGCCGAGGATGACGCGGGCCTCGTGCTCGTTCACCACCAGCGGGTCACAGGCCGCGAGGACCTCGTCGGGCAGCGGGGCGGGCGGCGACGGGTTGAGGACGAAACGGGAACCGGGACGCAGGGCGCGGACCACCTCGGCGACCGTCTCCAGCGGGATCTCCAGCTGGCTGGAGACCACCCGCGCCGCCGACACCAGGCCGCCCGCCGCGCGGATGTCCTCGGGGGTGAGGCGCCCGTTGGCGCCGGGGGAGACCACGATGCTGTTGTCGCCCGACGGGTCGACCGTGATCAGCGCGACGCCGGTGGGCGCGCCGCCCACCAGGACGCCGACGGTGTCCACGCCGGCCGCCCGCTGCGCGTCCAGGAGGAGCGTGCCGTGGGCGTCGTCGCCGACCCGGGCGAGGAGCGCGGTGCGGGCGCCGAGGCGGGCCGCGGCGACCGCCTGGTTGCCGCCCTTGCCGCCGGGGTGGACGGCCAGGTCGGAGCCGAGGACCGTCTCGCCGGGCGCGGGGCGGCGCTCCACGCCGATCACCAGATCGGCGTTGGCGGAGCCCACGACCAGCAGCTCGTAGTCGTCGTTCATGGGTGCTTGTTCCTGCTTTCGTACGATGAGGTGCCGATGTGACGGTACTCGGTGCGGCCGCAAATACGTGGTCGGCGGCCGTCGGTCAGGAGAAGTCCTTCACGTTCCTCGACATGACGACCTTCACCGGCACCTTCACCATCTCCTGCACCTTCTTGCCCTGCGAGGCCCGCACCGCGTTGCGCACGGCGATCTTCCCGAGCTCCTTGGGCTGCTGCGCCACGGACGCGTACAGCGTGCCCGCCTCGACCGCCTTGAGCCCGTCCGGGGTGCCGTCGAAGCCGACGACGGGGACGGACCTGCCCGCCTTGTCGCCGAGCGCCTTGACCGCGCCGAGCGCCATCTCGTCGTTCTCGGCGAAGACACCGGTGACGCCCTTGTTGGACTGCAAGAGGTTCGTCATGACGTCCAGACCCTTGGTGCGGTCGAAGTCCGCGGGCTGCTCGGCGACGACGTCGATGCCGGGGTACGCCTTGATGCCCTCGGCGAAGCCCTGCCCGCGCTCGCGGCTCGCAGAGGTGCCGGGCGTGCCCTGGAGGACGACGACCTTGCCCTTGCCGCCCAGCTTCTCGGCGAGCGTCTTCGCCGCCAGCCTGCCGCCCGCGACGTTGTCGGAGGCGACGAGCGTCGCGGTCTCCGCCTTGTTCACGCCGCGGTCGGCCGCCACCACCGGGATGTCCTGCTTGTTGGCGCCCCGCACGGCGGGGCCCGCCGCGTCGGAGTCCACCGGGTTGACGATGATCGACTTCACGCCCTCGCCGGTGAAGTTCTGCAGCTGGTTCGACTGCTGCGAGGCGTCGTTCTGCGCGTCGGTGACCGTCAGGTCGATGCCCGCCTTGTCGGCCTCGGCCTGCGCGCCCTCCTTCATCTGCACGAAGAAGGGGTTGTTGAGGGTGGAGAGCGACATGCCGATCTTCGTGCTGGTGCCGGACGAGCCGGAGTTGAAGAAGGAGACGGCGCCGACGACGGCCGCGACGACCACGGCGGCGACCGCGTACTTCACCGCTTGCGGCCCCTTGCCGCGTATCCCTCCGGAGGCACCCGAGGAGGCCCCCGGTGTCGCACCGGCCCGCCGCCGCAGCGTGTCGAGGAGGACCGCGAGCGCGATGACGACACCGATCACGACCTGCTGCCAGAAGGCGGACACGGAGAGGAGGTTGAGGCCGTTGCGCAGCACCGCGAGGATCAGCGCGCCGATGAGCGTGCCGGACGCCTTGCCGACGCCGCCCGCGAGGCTCGCGCCGCCGATGACGACCGCGGCGATGGCGTCGAGCTCGTAGCCCTGCGCGGCCTGCGGCTGCGCGGAGACGAGACGGGACGCGAGGACGATGCCCGCGACGGCCGCGAAGAGGCCGGAGAGCGCGTAGATGACGAGCTTCTGCCGCTTGACGCGCAGGCCGGAGAGGCGGGCCGCCTCTTCGTTGCCGCCGATCGCGTACATGGAGCGCCCGATGAACGTGCGCCCGAGGACCAGCGCCGTGACGAGCCCCATCGCGACCATCACGATCACCGGGACGGGCAGCCGGCCACCGATGGTGTCGCCCAGGTGCGAGACCGAGTCGGGGAACGCGATGGGGCTGCCCTGCGAGATCACCAGGGACAGGCCGCGGGCCACCGACAGCATCGCGAGCGTCGCGATGAACGGCGGGAGTTTCCCGTACGACACGAGCAGGCCGTTCACGAACCCGCAGGCTATGCCGGTGGCGACGGCGAGGACGACCGCCAGCCACACCGGCAGGCCCTGCGAGGTCGCCGTCCAGGCGAGGACGGTGGCCGACAGCGCGGCCACCGAGCCGACCGACAGGTCGATGCCCGCCGACACGATCACGAAGGTGACACCGAACGCGAGGATCGCGGTGACCGCGGCCTGCACGCCGACGTTCAGCAGGTTCTGCGTGGTGAGGAAGTCGCCGGAGAGCAGCGACATCGCCACGACGAGGACGATCAGGGCGCTCAGCGCGCCGTTGTCGAGCAGGACGCGGCGGAGCGAGGCCGTGCCACCCGCGTCGCGCTTCAGGGTTTCAGTGGCCACGGGAGCCCTCCGCTTCTTCCTTGTTCCGTGCTGCTGCTTCGTCGTGCGCTGCGTCTCGATGCGGTGCCGCCGTGCTGACGGCGAGCGCCATCACCGCGTCCTGCGTGGCCTCATCGGCCGTCAGCTCACCGGCGATCCGGCCCTGCGCCATGACGAGGACCCGGTCGCTCATGCCGAGCACCTCGGGCAGATCGCTGGAGATCATCAGGACCGCGTGCCCGGAGGCCGTCAGCTCGTTGATGAGCTGGTAGATCTCGACCTTCGCGCCCACGTCGATGCCGCGCGTCGGCTC
This window encodes:
- the msrB gene encoding peptide-methionine (R)-S-oxide reductase MsrB, coding for MSYDVEKPDEQWRAELTPSEYAVLRQAGTEPAFVGEYTDTRTEGVYSCRACGAELFTSKEKFESHCGWPSFFDPKDTDAVELLQDTSHGMVRTEVRCARCGSHLGHVFEGEGYPTPTDQRYCINSISLRLTPSEG
- a CDS encoding M28 family metallopeptidase → MNLFRRAAVGAATLAIGGLLATATPSAAAPSPTLAAPDIPLANVKAHLSQLQSIASANGGNRAHGRAGYKASIDYVKGKLDAAGFTTRIQQFTSSGATGYNLIADWPGGDADQVLMAGAHLDSVASGAGINDNGSGSAGVLETALAVSRAQLQPTKHLRFAWWGAEELGMVGSRYYVNNLPAADRSKVSGYLNFDMIGSPNPGYFVYDDDPTIEKTFKDYYTGIGVPTEIETEGDGRSDHAPFKNVGIPVGGLFTGAERAKSSAQAQKWGGTAGQAFDRCYHSSCDTTSNINDTALDRNSDAIAHAVWTLGAGTTVPPGDVYENTADVAIPDNGAAVTSTVNVAGRTGNAPATLKVDVDVRHTWRGDVVLDLVAPDGTAYRLKNSSSNDSADNVIATYTVNASSEPANGAWKLRAQDVASQDTGYINSWKLTF
- the rbsD gene encoding D-ribose pyranase, coding for MKRSGILNRHLAGALAELGHGDTVLVCDAGMPVPVGPRVVDLAFRAGVPSFAEVLDGLLDELVVEGGTAAEEVREANAETDRLLHDSLPSLALVPHEELKGLSAGARLVVRTGEARPYANVLLRCGVFF
- a CDS encoding ribokinase is translated as MNDDYELLVVGSANADLVIGVERRPAPGETVLGSDLAVHPGGKGGNQAVAAARLGARTALLARVGDDAHGTLLLDAQRAAGVDTVGVLVGGAPTGVALITVDPSGDNSIVVSPGANGRLTPEDIRAAGGLVSAARVVSSQLEIPLETVAEVVRALRPGSRFVLNPSPPAPLPDEVLAACDPLVVNEHEARVILGDDAGDSPEEWARGLLALGPRSVVITLGAEGALTAAGPDGSPVRVPSPKVDAVDTTGAGDAFTAALGWRLGLGEDLPTAAAYAVRVGSAAVTRKGAQDSYPTAAELAETVPEEEVPSP
- a CDS encoding substrate-binding domain-containing protein, with translation MATETLKRDAGGTASLRRVLLDNGALSALIVLVVAMSLLSGDFLTTQNLLNVGVQAAVTAILAFGVTFVIVSAGIDLSVGSVAALSATVLAWTATSQGLPVWLAVVLAVATGIACGFVNGLLVSYGKLPPFIATLAMLSVARGLSLVISQGSPIAFPDSVSHLGDTIGGRLPVPVIVMVAMGLVTALVLGRTFIGRSMYAIGGNEEAARLSGLRVKRQKLVIYALSGLFAAVAGIVLASRLVSAQPQAAQGYELDAIAAVVIGGASLAGGVGKASGTLIGALILAVLRNGLNLLSVSAFWQQVVIGVVIALAVLLDTLRRRAGATPGASSGASGGIRGKGPQAVKYAVAAVVVAAVVGAVSFFNSGSSGTSTKIGMSLSTLNNPFFVQMKEGAQAEADKAGIDLTVTDAQNDASQQSNQLQNFTGEGVKSIIVNPVDSDAAGPAVRGANKQDIPVVAADRGVNKAETATLVASDNVAGGRLAAKTLAEKLGGKGKVVVLQGTPGTSASRERGQGFAEGIKAYPGIDVVAEQPADFDRTKGLDVMTNLLQSNKGVTGVFAENDEMALGAVKALGDKAGRSVPVVGFDGTPDGLKAVEAGTLYASVAQQPKELGKIAVRNAVRASQGKKVQEMVKVPVKVVMSRNVKDFS